The following coding sequences are from one Rutidosis leptorrhynchoides isolate AG116_Rl617_1_P2 chromosome 11, CSIRO_AGI_Rlap_v1, whole genome shotgun sequence window:
- the LOC139875942 gene encoding uncharacterized protein, with the protein MSINNTHNSTENLTEEDHNSPNHPLFLHKNDHPCLILISKKLTGSDNYGSWKRSMMIALNAKNKLKIVTGELAEPETNSRTRALWERKNDMIISWILNTMTDQIRYWDEIDAIEAPYVCTCVCTCENGKLNIERDQRKRLMQFLMGLDECYSNIRGQILLMQPLPNVNKAYGMIRFNNSNTSRWNPRRTSTANGQQERKSNFKKGILCGNFGLEGHQKEECYKIVGYLVGYPLHSKYTPPNKTSPQYTTPSKSVNLVTTNDGNTEMAMNARMDQLQNQLNQVLIMMQNSQRDGEPGTSAGTHKLIASHISSQKYRFIASLIAHVKDAWVVDSGATDHISTSLSNMHNIHNSHTPILVTLPNGHNTSVATIGSVTINQNIILHDLFYIRSFSYNLLSVSKLGQHIPLSVLFTPLSCYFQDHNKRIVHGTLCNGLYVIHQQLKASSHITNQLTTSTTDETTL; encoded by the exons ATGTCGATCAACAATACTCACAATTCAACTGAAAATCTCACCGAAGAGGACCATAATTCACCCAATCATCCGCTATTCCTCCATAAAAATGATCATCCATGCTTGATTCTCATATCAAAGAAGCTTACTGGTTCCGATAACTATGGCTCATGGAAGCGATCTATGATGATTGCCTTAAATGCAAAGAACAAACTGAAGATCGTTACAGGTGAACTTGCTGAACCAGAAACTAATTCAAGAACAAGAGCACTATGGGAGAGGAAAAATGACATGATTATATCATGGATACTCAACACGATGACGGATCAGATCA GATATTGGGATGAAATTGATGCTATAGAGGCACCATATGTATGCACTTGTGTCTGTACTTGTGAAAATGGAAAACTGAACATAGAAAGGGATCAAAGGAAAAGGCTCATGCAGTTCTTGATGGGACTTGATGAGTGTTACTCGAATATCAGAGGACAAATCTTATTAATGCAGCCTCTACCAAATGTCAACAAGGCCTATGGAATGATTAG GTTTAACAATAGCAACACCTCAAGATGGAACCCTAGGAGGACCTCAACAGCTAATGGACAACAGGAAAGAAAGAGCAACTTCAAGAAAGGAATCTTGTGTGGTAATTTTGGTTTAGAAGGGCATCAAAAGGAAGAGTGCTATAAGATTGTAGGATATCTAGTTGGTTATCCATTACATAGCAAATATACACCTCCAAATAAAACATCACCTCAATACACGACACCATCGAAGAGTGTCAACTTGGTAACCACAAATGATGGCAACACTGAAATGGCAATGAATGCTAGGATGGATCAGTTACAAAACCAGCTAAACCAAGTGTTAATCATGATGCAGAATTCTCAAAGGGACGGTGAACCTGGCACATCTGCAGGTACTCATAAACTCATTGCATCACACATTTCATCACAGAAATACAGGTTTATTGCTTCACTTATAGCACATGTTAAAGATGCTTGGGTAGTGGATAGTGGTGCCACAGACCACATATCCACCTCTTTATCAAATATGCACAATATTCACAATAGCCACACACCTATTCTTGTCACTTTACCTAATGGTCATAACACCTCTGTAGCCACAATTGGTTCTGTCACCATTAACCAAAACATAATCCTTCATGATTTATTCTACATACGTAGCTTTTCATATAACTTACTCTCTGTAAGCAAACTAGGTCAACACATTCCCTTATCTGTACTATTCACACCTCTATCATGCTATTTTCAGGACCACAACAAGAGGATTGTACATGGCACCCTCTGTAATGGTCTTTATGTGATTCATCAACAACTTAAGGCTTCCAGTCACATCACAAACCAGCTCACCACATCTACAACTGATGAAACTACTCTATGA